A section of the Longimicrobiales bacterium genome encodes:
- a CDS encoding cbb3-type cytochrome c oxidase subunit I, which produces MDVYVRNFIRASLFWLGTGVLLGVWMALASDALIYRPAHVHANLLGFVSMMIFGVAYHVIPRFSGAPLRSPRLALAHFWIANTGLALLVAGWLSRPWTPSIGSTALGVGAIASATGAFLFIGNIWRTLDAAAAPLPVARSVAPGGGAR; this is translated from the coding sequence ATGGACGTTTACGTCCGGAACTTCATTCGTGCGAGTCTCTTCTGGCTGGGTACGGGCGTGCTGCTGGGGGTGTGGATGGCGCTCGCGTCCGACGCGCTGATCTACCGACCGGCGCACGTGCATGCGAACCTGCTCGGCTTCGTGAGCATGATGATCTTCGGCGTCGCGTACCACGTGATTCCGCGTTTCAGCGGCGCGCCGCTGCGCAGCCCGCGCCTGGCGCTCGCGCACTTCTGGATTGCGAACACCGGTCTTGCGCTCCTGGTCGCGGGATGGCTGTCACGCCCGTGGACGCCCTCGATCGGTTCGACCGCCCTCGGCGTCGGTGCGATTGCGAGCGCGACCGGCGCGTTTCTCTTCATCGGGAACATCTGGCGCACGCTGGACGCGGCAGCGGCGCCACTGCCCGTTGCGCGAAGCGTCGCTCCGGGCGGCGGGGCACGTTGA
- a CDS encoding COX15/CtaA family protein has protein sequence MEQQAGSLKNMHATTTVIPPQHTDGTGADWRTALPEPHRRAVRAWLWSIAAMTLGIIVIGGITRLTLSGLSIVEWRPFTGIVPPLNEAQWLETFELYKQYPEYQTWRAGMTLGEFKFIFFWEYVHRLVARLIGVVFLVPFVWFWLKGRLNPPLRRRTLALFALGAAQGFMGWLMVMSGLVDRPSVSHYRLAAHFSLALIILGYASWLALELRVGQARPAVAAGARSFMKRGLTVVGILLFVQIIWGAFTAGLKAGHYYPTFPLMGGALAPPDLLRLEPALRNFFDNPPAVQWTHRVIGTLLGLAVIGFVVHVFRHVRDTVSRRYAAALLGLVLVQYMLGVLTVVNLVPIGLGVAHQAVAAILLLSWLGWVHHVRTLRIDV, from the coding sequence ATGGAGCAGCAGGCAGGCTCCCTGAAGAACATGCACGCGACCACCACAGTGATACCTCCGCAGCACACTGACGGCACTGGCGCCGACTGGCGGACAGCGCTTCCCGAGCCGCACCGACGCGCGGTCCGCGCCTGGCTCTGGTCGATCGCCGCGATGACGCTGGGCATCATCGTGATCGGCGGCATCACACGGCTCACCCTGTCGGGACTGTCGATCGTCGAGTGGCGGCCGTTCACAGGCATCGTCCCGCCACTGAACGAGGCACAGTGGCTGGAAACGTTCGAGCTCTACAAGCAGTACCCGGAGTACCAGACGTGGCGCGCCGGCATGACGCTTGGTGAGTTCAAGTTCATTTTCTTCTGGGAGTATGTGCACCGGCTGGTGGCACGCCTGATCGGCGTCGTTTTCCTGGTCCCCTTCGTCTGGTTCTGGCTGAAGGGACGGCTGAACCCGCCGCTGCGGCGTCGGACACTCGCGCTCTTCGCCCTGGGTGCCGCGCAGGGATTCATGGGCTGGCTGATGGTGATGAGCGGGCTCGTCGATCGTCCGAGCGTCAGTCACTACCGCCTGGCCGCCCACTTCTCGCTCGCACTCATCATCCTGGGTTACGCCTCGTGGCTTGCGCTGGAGCTGCGCGTCGGCCAGGCGCGTCCGGCTGTCGCGGCGGGCGCGCGCTCCTTCATGAAGCGCGGCCTCACGGTGGTGGGCATCCTGCTCTTCGTGCAGATCATATGGGGCGCGTTCACCGCGGGACTCAAGGCGGGCCACTACTACCCCACCTTTCCGCTCATGGGCGGAGCGCTCGCGCCTCCCGACCTGCTCCGGCTGGAACCAGCGCTGCGCAACTTCTTCGACAACCCGCCCGCCGTTCAGTGGACTCACCGCGTGATCGGCACGCTGCTCGGACTCGCCGTCATCGGTTTCGTCGTGCACGTATTCCGCCACGTTCGTGACACGGTGTCGCGCCGTTATGCAGCCGCGCTTCTCGGCCTCGTGCTCGTGCAGTACATGCTCGGTGTCCTCACGGTGGTGAACCTGGTGCCGATCGGCCTGGGCGTCGCGCACCAGGCGGTCGCCGCGATCCTCCTTCTCTCATGGCTGGGGTGGGTGCACCACGTGCGTACGCTCCGCATCGATGTGTGA
- a CDS encoding DUF4149 domain-containing protein: protein MSLYFINVTIHVFAALLWLGGMFFLAAVGAPVLRRVEPPALRAELFRKLGAQFRLVGWIAIAVLLVTGTFNLYFRGLLSMSVLASGAFWRSPYGIALAWKLAAVTGMLVVQSIHDFITGPAASRLQPGSPEMLRARRHAALLARLSAVLGIIVVIAAVRLARGG from the coding sequence ATGTCACTCTACTTCATCAACGTCACGATTCATGTCTTCGCCGCACTCCTCTGGCTGGGCGGCATGTTCTTCCTCGCCGCGGTCGGTGCGCCCGTGCTGCGGCGTGTGGAGCCGCCCGCGCTGCGTGCAGAACTGTTCCGCAAGCTCGGCGCGCAGTTTCGACTCGTGGGCTGGATCGCGATCGCCGTGCTGCTCGTGACTGGTACGTTCAATCTCTACTTCCGTGGCCTGCTCTCGATGAGCGTGCTCGCGAGTGGCGCGTTCTGGCGCTCACCGTACGGGATCGCTCTGGCATGGAAGCTCGCAGCAGTGACCGGGATGCTCGTCGTGCAATCGATTCATGATTTCATCACCGGGCCTGCGGCGTCACGGCTGCAACCCGGCAGCCCCGAGATGTTGCGCGCGCGCCGCCATGCTGCTCTGCTCGCGCGACTGAGCGCCGTCCTCGGCATCATCGTCGTCATCGCTGCTGTCCGACTTGCGCGCGGTGGATAG
- a CDS encoding HAMP domain-containing sensor histidine kinase produces MLELHDKQVVTFPGTAEVAMAIAQGEGTLDATQTGAMSLAPGPAGADGFPQAELIHERRARAEAERAMRLRDEMLALVVHDLRNPLNTISLAAQLLEEGRLDATARRAHARTIERCARGMAHLIDDLLDVSTIDAGAFRIRRARVALDVLLSRLRADFSARAADGEVRLRCTAQRDLPRIRGDTQRLYQVLSNLVANALKVVGPGGRIDVDAQRIADHVQIDVCDNGPGMEPDVLQHAFDRFWHADRTGRAGSGLGLYICKGIIEAHRGHIEVESAPGAGTTFHVQLPIT; encoded by the coding sequence GTGTTGGAATTGCATGATAAACAAGTAGTTACATTCCCCGGGACAGCGGAGGTTGCCATGGCAATTGCACAGGGTGAAGGCACCTTGGATGCCACGCAGACAGGTGCAATGAGTCTGGCCCCGGGACCGGCCGGTGCCGACGGTTTTCCGCAAGCCGAACTGATACACGAGCGGCGTGCGCGTGCCGAGGCCGAACGCGCGATGCGCCTGCGCGACGAGATGCTCGCACTGGTTGTTCACGATCTGCGCAACCCGCTGAACACGATCAGCCTTGCTGCACAGCTGCTGGAGGAAGGCCGACTGGATGCGACTGCCCGTCGTGCTCACGCGCGCACGATCGAGCGGTGCGCACGCGGCATGGCCCACCTTATCGACGACCTGCTCGACGTGAGCACCATCGACGCCGGTGCATTCCGGATCCGGCGCGCGCGCGTTGCGCTGGACGTTCTGCTGTCACGACTGAGAGCGGATTTCTCGGCGCGGGCGGCGGACGGCGAAGTGCGCCTGCGCTGCACGGCGCAGCGCGATCTGCCCAGGATCCGCGGTGACACTCAGCGACTGTACCAGGTGTTGTCCAATCTGGTTGCCAATGCGCTCAAGGTTGTCGGCCCCGGTGGGCGCATAGACGTTGACGCGCAGCGTATCGCCGACCATGTGCAGATCGACGTGTGCGACAATGGGCCGGGCATGGAACCGGACGTCCTGCAGCATGCGTTCGATCGCTTCTGGCATGCGGACCGGACAGGGCGCGCCGGTTCGGGGCTGGGTCTGTACATCTGCAAGGGCATCATCGAGGCGCACCGCGGGCACATCGAGGTGGAGAGTGCTCCGGGCGCCGGCACGACCTTCCACGTGCAGCTCCCGATCACGTAA
- a CDS encoding GGDEF domain-containing protein, translating into MATSTSTKTLLTLVAPAALVLAVTCTALLVAPASPLLGRAADGYPLVVMATCVLLAWRLQRSRLLILALLAACAAVALEPRLYGSSAAVTMVVATTLPLGLALLSTTADRPISAPRAYLQLLLAALPTVTVLLLLAWAPGQVLPILEYDVLAIGPTSLSQVSILAGTLAVLVAGLFALLRRRPADAGLAWALLAVVIAFNAEPGTVARDLWLLAAGVVLLVSLMEAAYAMAFHDDLTSLPGRRALNQLLASVRAPYTVAVVDVDHFKSFNDRYGHDVGDQVLRMVASRLGAVGGGGRAFRSGGEEFTIVFPGKSKAEALPHVQAVRESIEQSKFTLRTLPRPKGKNAAAARGTRRGGGRQLGVTISAGLASYSSASEGPQAVVKSADKAMYRAKKNGRNRVVA; encoded by the coding sequence ATGGCAACATCGACGTCGACGAAGACGCTTCTGACGCTGGTCGCACCGGCAGCGCTGGTGCTGGCCGTCACGTGCACCGCACTGCTCGTGGCACCCGCCTCGCCGCTGCTGGGCCGGGCCGCGGACGGTTACCCGCTCGTCGTGATGGCCACGTGCGTGCTGCTCGCCTGGCGGCTGCAGCGCAGCCGGCTCCTCATCCTGGCGCTGCTGGCAGCCTGCGCAGCCGTCGCACTCGAGCCGCGCCTGTACGGCAGCAGCGCCGCCGTCACCATGGTAGTCGCGACCACGCTGCCCCTGGGCCTCGCGCTGCTCTCGACCACCGCGGACCGGCCCATCAGCGCACCCCGCGCGTACCTGCAGCTGCTGCTCGCGGCGCTGCCCACCGTCACCGTGCTCCTCCTGCTGGCGTGGGCGCCCGGCCAGGTCCTGCCCATTCTGGAGTACGACGTCCTCGCGATCGGGCCCACCTCCCTGTCCCAGGTCTCCATCCTGGCCGGCACACTGGCGGTGCTCGTGGCGGGGCTGTTCGCACTCCTGCGGCGCCGACCCGCCGACGCCGGCCTCGCGTGGGCGCTGCTCGCGGTCGTGATTGCCTTCAATGCAGAGCCCGGCACCGTTGCGCGCGACCTCTGGCTCCTGGCGGCCGGTGTGGTATTGCTCGTCTCGCTGATGGAAGCCGCTTACGCGATGGCCTTCCACGACGACCTGACGTCACTGCCCGGACGACGTGCGCTGAACCAGCTGCTGGCGAGCGTGCGCGCCCCGTACACCGTTGCCGTCGTCGATGTCGATCACTTCAAATCATTCAACGACAGGTACGGCCACGACGTCGGCGACCAGGTGCTGCGAATGGTCGCGTCCAGGCTCGGTGCAGTCGGCGGCGGCGGCCGCGCGTTCCGGTCCGGCGGCGAGGAGTTCACGATCGTGTTTCCGGGAAAGTCGAAGGCGGAGGCTCTGCCGCACGTGCAGGCCGTGCGCGAATCGATCGAGCAGTCGAAGTTCACGCTGCGGACTCTGCCGCGACCCAAGGGGAAGAACGCGGCCGCCGCGCGCGGAACCAGGCGCGGCGGAGGGCGTCAGCTCGGCGTCACGATCAGCGCGGGGCTGGCGTCGTATTCCTCGGCGAGTGAAGGTCCACAGGCGGTGGTGAAATCTGCGGACAAGGCGATGTACCGCGCGAAGAAGAACGGTCGCAATCGCGTCGTCGCATGA
- a CDS encoding metallophosphoesterase produces the protein MYRLRMLPLLATLGALGGCSLNTLSLTDDAPEPEQIELTLFLVGDAGEPDPREVGAPLDSIYAQAALAPQRALILFLGDNVYPVGIPEEGQAEWADARRRLAAQVNAVPAGARGIFIPGNHDWGYPDAEPFGLYSLRLQEAMISELAGDRDIRLLPSNGCPGPVALDVGRTRLIILDTQWWLHDYIVRDEESDCAANTQAEVTARLRTLAADSAPGRVTFVAGHHPLMTGGPHGGYCGITGPFHRFGGRSQDIISGRNRMMRDSIEAAISVNPPIAYVAGHDHNQQVLHGGESAEYVLVSGAGSYSKAECAVRMRESYYVSQNRSGFMRIDILRGQGVHLQVYRFNREGAGGLSYSRWLEPRA, from the coding sequence ATGTACCGGCTCCGCATGCTGCCACTGCTCGCGACCCTGGGTGCGCTCGGCGGCTGCTCGCTCAACACCCTCTCGCTCACGGACGACGCACCGGAACCGGAGCAGATCGAGCTTACACTCTTCCTGGTGGGGGACGCGGGCGAGCCCGACCCGCGCGAGGTGGGCGCGCCGCTCGATTCGATCTATGCGCAGGCCGCACTCGCCCCGCAGCGCGCCTTGATCCTGTTCCTCGGCGACAACGTCTACCCGGTGGGGATTCCCGAGGAGGGACAGGCGGAGTGGGCAGACGCGCGGCGTCGCCTGGCCGCGCAGGTGAACGCGGTGCCGGCCGGCGCACGCGGAATCTTCATCCCCGGCAACCACGACTGGGGCTATCCCGACGCGGAGCCGTTCGGTCTCTACTCACTGCGCCTGCAGGAAGCGATGATCTCGGAACTTGCCGGTGATCGCGACATCCGCCTCCTGCCGTCCAACGGATGCCCTGGTCCCGTTGCCCTGGACGTGGGCCGGACTCGCCTGATCATTCTGGACACGCAGTGGTGGCTGCACGACTACATCGTGCGCGACGAGGAGTCCGACTGTGCCGCGAACACGCAGGCCGAAGTCACGGCCAGGCTGCGCACCCTTGCCGCCGACAGCGCTCCGGGCCGCGTCACGTTTGTCGCCGGGCACCACCCGCTCATGACCGGGGGGCCCCACGGCGGCTACTGCGGCATCACCGGGCCGTTTCACCGGTTCGGTGGCCGGTCACAGGACATCATCTCGGGCCGCAACCGAATGATGCGTGATTCGATCGAGGCCGCGATCTCCGTCAACCCGCCGATCGCATACGTCGCGGGTCACGATCACAATCAGCAGGTGCTGCATGGCGGCGAGTCGGCGGAGTACGTGCTCGTGAGCGGCGCCGGCTCCTACTCCAAGGCCGAATGCGCCGTGCGCATGCGCGAGAGTTACTACGTCAGTCAGAACAGGAGCGGCTTCATGCGCATCGACATCCTGCGCGGGCAGGGCGTGCACCTGCAGGTCTACCGTTTCAACCGCGAAGGTGCCGGGGGCCTCTCGTATTCCCGCTGGCTGGAGCCCCGCGCATGA
- the ppk1 gene encoding polyphosphate kinase 1, translating to MTRPATERTVLRFQVPDRDTLERLVDAPLAGSGVDDAIDVAAFRDVYFDTPAADLKAKGATLSIRQRQDGTATLRLDVLERVPEDGVPRRRTAEASVPSADRSALLGSDAEPVRLLRALIDPERLESVLEVETLRRTRRAMTETGDAVYLHCHIATVRHGDLTGELFELEVDVPNPTSHAVNTLLSELRQKHALRPSLAEIEGRARELAEAMVRDALEQGVRASREVAVLVHDNGALGLMRRGNELVVPYGPGAGAQACRQALRSAFGHARARVRLLGTSSGTPGRPALQIWLAEDVERPEQAQEITWVPIEQALDRAGAPGLRDSRTLRALNLVARAGLGTWGLAALRVRDPEHDTLQPLELVLQQLEAADGTVEPSPRDVPPDTLLNAELSRMSFDERILVMAEDSRVPLLERVRFLGMFGQRRDDFFMTRVARFKRMLAARDADRTMDGLTPSEQLDVISIRARRMKQRAYTLLFQRLLPELEERGIVIHSWDELAADDQDYVRATYGDRLEALVVPLVADPMHPFPHVRNLRPALAATVRLPGEQRDQLIAVELPGDLPRFVPLPGGRRFVPLEDVIRAALPELYPGLEVVRAHTFRVTRSATIDLGDDPFDMLETVAEEVARRPFQEVVRLEVERSMPPEMREHLLREMQFEREEYASTLDEQDVYSVERFVDLAALEELAQIEQPELHWEPRQVRTPFPAERSIFEQIAERDLFVHFPHDSFSDSVERLLEEAADDPQVVAVKITLYRTGSDSAIVAALERARRNGKDAVAMVELKASFDEQRNIAWARSLEEAGIRVVFSPPKYKVHAKVALVLRREDNAVRRYAYIGTGNLNARTAASYVDVGILTADQELTQEVNSIFNLLTGYAANAEVDRLLVSPFNMRRRFLRMIDREIEHARAGRAGRIRIQMNGLMDRRLIAALYHASQAGVQIDMMVREICSLRPGVPGLSENIRVTSLLGRYLQHARIYHFHNDGSDEYYIGSADWRPRNMRERVEIVTPVRDAEHCARLDHILDETLNHPETWTLRSDGAYVRRNEVIAAQTADDASVRAAAGTTR from the coding sequence ATGACACGCCCTGCCACTGAACGCACCGTACTGCGCTTCCAGGTGCCGGACCGCGACACGCTGGAGCGGCTGGTGGATGCGCCGCTCGCAGGATCCGGCGTTGATGACGCGATCGACGTTGCCGCGTTCCGCGACGTGTACTTCGACACTCCCGCCGCCGACCTGAAGGCCAAGGGCGCGACCCTGAGCATCCGGCAGCGGCAGGATGGCACGGCGACGCTCCGGCTGGACGTGCTCGAGCGGGTTCCGGAGGATGGCGTGCCCCGCCGCCGCACCGCGGAGGCGAGCGTACCGTCGGCGGACCGGAGTGCACTGCTCGGCAGTGATGCCGAGCCGGTCCGCCTGCTGCGCGCGCTGATCGACCCGGAGCGGCTCGAGAGCGTGCTGGAAGTGGAGACGCTGCGGCGCACCCGGCGCGCAATGACGGAAACCGGCGACGCTGTTTACCTGCACTGCCACATCGCGACCGTGCGCCATGGAGACCTGACGGGCGAGCTGTTCGAGCTCGAGGTGGATGTACCGAACCCCACCTCGCACGCGGTGAACACCCTGCTCAGCGAGCTGCGCCAGAAGCATGCGCTGCGTCCGTCGCTCGCGGAGATCGAAGGTCGGGCACGTGAGCTGGCGGAGGCCATGGTACGGGACGCGCTCGAGCAGGGGGTGCGCGCGTCACGCGAGGTCGCGGTTCTCGTGCACGACAACGGCGCGCTCGGGCTCATGCGCCGTGGCAATGAGCTGGTCGTGCCGTACGGGCCGGGCGCAGGCGCGCAGGCGTGCAGGCAGGCGCTGCGCTCCGCCTTCGGCCACGCGCGCGCGCGTGTCCGACTGCTGGGCACGAGCAGCGGAACGCCGGGACGACCGGCGCTGCAGATCTGGCTGGCCGAGGACGTCGAGCGGCCGGAGCAGGCGCAGGAGATCACGTGGGTCCCCATCGAGCAGGCGCTCGACCGAGCGGGTGCGCCGGGGCTGCGCGACAGCCGTACCCTGCGAGCGCTCAATCTCGTCGCGCGTGCCGGCCTCGGCACGTGGGGGCTCGCGGCGCTGCGAGTACGCGATCCCGAGCACGACACGCTGCAACCGCTGGAGCTCGTGCTGCAGCAGCTGGAGGCCGCGGACGGAACCGTGGAGCCGTCCCCGCGCGACGTGCCTCCCGACACACTGCTGAATGCGGAGCTCTCGCGCATGTCGTTCGACGAGCGCATCCTCGTGATGGCCGAGGACTCACGGGTCCCGCTGCTCGAGCGCGTGCGTTTCCTCGGCATGTTCGGACAGCGGCGCGACGACTTCTTCATGACGCGTGTCGCACGCTTCAAGCGCATGCTTGCGGCGCGCGACGCGGACCGCACGATGGACGGGCTCACGCCGTCCGAGCAGCTGGACGTGATCTCGATCCGCGCACGGCGCATGAAGCAGCGCGCGTATACGCTGCTGTTCCAGCGACTGCTGCCGGAGCTGGAAGAGCGCGGCATCGTCATCCATTCGTGGGACGAGCTGGCCGCGGACGATCAGGACTACGTGCGTGCGACCTACGGAGACCGGCTCGAGGCGCTGGTCGTACCTCTCGTGGCCGACCCGATGCACCCGTTCCCGCATGTGCGCAACCTGCGACCGGCGCTCGCGGCGACCGTGCGACTGCCGGGCGAGCAGCGGGACCAGCTCATCGCGGTGGAACTGCCGGGCGACCTGCCGCGCTTCGTGCCGCTGCCCGGCGGCCGCCGGTTCGTTCCGCTCGAGGACGTGATCAGGGCCGCACTGCCGGAGCTGTACCCCGGCCTCGAGGTCGTCCGTGCGCATACGTTCCGCGTGACACGCAGCGCGACAATCGATCTCGGCGACGATCCCTTCGACATGCTCGAGACGGTCGCCGAGGAGGTCGCGCGCCGTCCCTTCCAGGAAGTGGTACGGCTGGAGGTGGAGCGCTCCATGCCGCCGGAGATGCGTGAGCACCTCCTGCGCGAGATGCAGTTCGAGCGCGAGGAGTACGCGAGCACGCTGGACGAGCAGGACGTCTACAGCGTCGAGCGCTTCGTCGATCTCGCGGCGCTGGAGGAACTAGCACAGATCGAGCAGCCGGAGCTGCACTGGGAGCCGCGCCAGGTGCGCACACCGTTTCCCGCGGAGCGCAGCATTTTCGAGCAGATCGCCGAGCGCGACCTGTTCGTGCATTTCCCGCACGACTCGTTCTCGGACTCGGTCGAGCGGCTGCTCGAGGAAGCAGCGGATGATCCGCAGGTCGTTGCCGTGAAGATCACGCTCTACCGGACGGGCAGCGACTCGGCGATCGTCGCAGCGCTGGAGCGGGCGCGGCGCAACGGCAAGGATGCCGTCGCGATGGTGGAGCTCAAGGCGAGCTTCGACGAGCAGCGCAACATCGCGTGGGCGCGCAGCCTGGAGGAGGCCGGCATCCGCGTGGTGTTCTCGCCGCCCAAGTACAAGGTGCATGCGAAGGTCGCGCTCGTTCTGCGCCGGGAAGACAACGCCGTGCGACGCTACGCGTATATCGGCACGGGCAACCTGAACGCCAGGACGGCAGCCAGCTACGTGGACGTCGGTATTCTCACGGCGGACCAGGAGCTGACCCAGGAGGTGAACTCGATCTTCAACCTGCTGACGGGGTACGCGGCCAATGCCGAGGTCGACCGCCTGCTGGTTTCACCCTTCAACATGCGACGCCGGTTCCTGCGGATGATCGATCGCGAGATCGAGCACGCCCGCGCCGGCCGCGCCGGGCGCATCCGCATCCAGATGAACGGGCTGATGGACCGACGCCTGATCGCTGCGCTCTATCACGCATCGCAGGCGGGGGTGCAGATCGACATGATGGTGCGCGAGATCTGTTCGCTCCGGCCGGGCGTGCCTGGTCTGTCAGAGAACATCCGCGTCACCAGCCTGCTGGGCCGCTACCTGCAGCACGCGCGCATCTACCACTTTCACAACGACGGCAGCGACGAGTACTACATCGGCTCGGCGGACTGGCGGCCGCGGAACATGCGCGAGCGGGTCGAGATCGTGACACCCGTGCGGGATGCGGAACACTGCGCACGGCTCGACCACATCCTCGACGAAACGCTGAACCATCCGGAAACCTGGACGCTGCGCAGCGACGGCGCGTACGTGCGCCGCAACGAGGTCATCGCGGCGCAGACGGCCGATGATGCCAGCGTCAGGGCAGCAGCAGGTACGACACGCTGA